A window of the Pseudoliparis swirei isolate HS2019 ecotype Mariana Trench chromosome 13, NWPU_hadal_v1, whole genome shotgun sequence genome harbors these coding sequences:
- the mrm1 gene encoding rRNA methyltransferase 1, mitochondrial translates to MWVFSMAQQHKVLLLWTGRLSKHASITRVDSYHVSAFLLRAEVSGIDPVVKRRRRALDTSGVQHKPVASAGWQKYERSDQSKAWKREIPELHRPNQGREGDSRMSSELSKLSLDDFPAQRERMMGAQRERMKGGQKERIMGGQKDRMHPREEQYEVVFGVAPCLLALTQGRRKARKLFVKDGEASRRDSVITVCAEAHRRGVQVQRVSKKDLDKMSSGPVHQGVCLQASPLSYLAEDGDSAAPSWRDPPLWLVLERVVDPMNLGAILRSAYFLGVDRVISSIRHSCPLSPVVSKASSGVMEVTGVYGYDNLEDMLKLKVTQGWQVIGTVGAKTDESPVPVTRCSDFQMTKPTMLLMGGEGEGLSQQLLALCQTLLTIPAGRELFPGVESLNVSVASGILLHSLLSRRSTGRRTDTSTTLLETQDVLLDPLEVKGVKGRPNTRTKRDRLSDSAAVKREVF, encoded by the coding sequence ATGTGGGTATTCAGCATGGCACAGCAGCACAAGGTACTCCTCCTTTGGACTGGGAGATTGAGCAAGCATGCATCGATAACACGAGTGGACTCATACCATGTCTCCGCGTTTCTGCTGCGCGCAGAGGTTAGCGGCATCGACCCTGTGGTGAAGAGACGACGCAGGGCCTTGGATACCTCCGGTGTCCAACACAAGCCCGTTGCATCTGCTGGGTGGCAGAAGTACGAGAGGTCAGATCAGAGTAAAGCGTGGAAAAGGGAGATCCCAGAGTTGCACAGGCCCAatcaggggagggagggggacagCAGAATGTCCTCTGAACTTAGCAAACTAAGTCTGGATGACTTCCCTGCACAGCGGGAGAGGATGATGGGGGcacagagggagaggatgaaGGGGGGACAAAAAGAGAGGATTATGGGGGGACAGAAGGACAGGATGCACCCCAGAGAAGAGCAATATGAGGTTGTCTTTGGCGTCGCCCCCTGCCTCTTGGCCCTCACTCAGGGTAGAAGAAAGGCCAGAAAACTGTTTGTAAAAGATGGCGAGGCCTCCCGCAGGGATTCTGTGATAACGGTGTGCGCGGAGGCCCATCGGCGAGGTGTTCAAGTCCAGCGGGTCAGCAAGAAAGATCTGGACAAGATGTCCTCAGGGCCAGTTCATCAAGGGGTATGCCTGCAGGCGAGCCCTCTGAGCTATCTCGCCGAGGACGGAGACTCCGCCGCACCCAGCTGGAGGGatccccccctctggctggTCCTGGAGAGAGTTGTGGACCCGATGAATCTCGGCGCCATCCTCCGGTCGGCCTACTTCCTGGGCGTGGACCGGGTCATCAGCAGCATACGCCACAGCTGCCCGCTGTCTCCGGTGGTCAGCAAGGCCAGCTCGGGCGTCATGGAGGTGACTGGGGTGTACGGATACGACAACCTCGAAGACATGCTGAAGTTGAAGGTGACGCAGGGCTGGCAAGTGATCGGCACGGTGGGAGCCAAGACAGATGAGTCCCCTGTTCCCGTCACCCGGTGTTCAGACTTCCAGATGACTAAACCCACAATGTTGTTGATGGGGGGCGAGGGGGAGGGGTTGTCCCAGCAGCTGCTCGCTCTGTGCCAAACTCTTCTCACCATCCCGGCCGGCAGAGAGCTGTTCCCCGGTGTGGAGTCTCTCAACGTCTCCGTGGCTTCAGGCATTCTGCTGCACTCTCTACTGTCCAGGAGGTCGACTGGCCGAAGAACCGACACCAGCACCACGCTGCTGGAGACCCAGGACGTATTGCTGGACCCGCTCGAGGTAAAGGGAGTCAAGGGGAGACCCAACACCAGGACTAAGAGGGACAGACTGTCTGACTCTGCTGCAGTAAAACGAGAGGTTTTCTAG